The proteins below come from a single Mya arenaria isolate MELC-2E11 chromosome 8, ASM2691426v1 genomic window:
- the LOC128242550 gene encoding proteasome subunit alpha type-7-like, whose translation MTARYDRAITVFSPDGHLFQVEYAQEAVKKGSTAVGVRGKDIVVLGVEKKAVAKLQEDRTVRKIALLDDHVALAFAGLTADARILINRARIECQSHKLTVEDPVTVEYITRYIAQLKQKYTQSNGRRPFGLSALIIGYDDGPHLYQTDPSGTYHEWKANAIGRSAKTVREFLEKHYTEEVSGNDKECIKLALKALLEVVQTGGKNVELAVMKQGQPLKMIDAEEIDGYMAEIEKEKEEEAEKKKAKKGASS comes from the exons atgacaGCAAGATACGACCGTGCTATAACCGTTTTCTCGCCAGATGGGCATTTGTTTCAAGTTGAATATGCTCAGGAGGCAGTCAAGAAAGGCTCCACAGCG GTTGGTGTAAGAGGAAAGGACATTGTTGTTCTGGGCGTTGAGAAAAAAGCTGTTGCCAAGCTACAGGAAGACAGGACTGTCAGAAAGATTGCACTGCTTGATGACCATGTAGCCCTTGCATTTGCAG GCTTGACTGCTGATGCTAGAATCCTTATAAACAGAGCGCGTATTGAGTGCCAGAGCCACAAACTTACAGTGGAAGATCCAGTAACCGTAGAATACATCACTAGATATATCGCTCAGCTTAAACAG AAATACACACAAAGTAATGGTCGTCGCCCATTTGGCTTATCTGCGTTAATAATCGGCTATGATGATGGTCCCCACCTGTACCAGACAGATCCGTCTGGCACTTACCATGAGTGGAAG GCCAATGCAATAGGTCGTAGTGCGAAGACCGTTCGTGAGTTTCTTGAGAAGCATTACACAGAGGAGGTATCAGGGAATGACAAGGAGTGCATCAAACTGGCCCTTAAAGCTCTCCTGGAGGTCGTACAGACAGGTGGGAAGAACGTGGAGCTGGCTGTGATGAAACAGGGACAACCCCTTAAG ATGATAGATGCTGAAGAAATAGACGGTTATATGGCTGAAATAGAGAAAGAAAAAGAAGAGGAAGCGGAGAAAAAGAAGGCTAAAAAGGGAGCATCTTCATAG